In a single window of the bacterium genome:
- the ubiE gene encoding bifunctional demethylmenaquinone methyltransferase/2-methoxy-6-polyprenyl-1,4-benzoquinol methylase UbiE: protein MSTEQYGVAAKHAQDPAGELVGSGLIPEDERARYVRGMFDAIAQRYDLVNTLLSGGLHRRWKRATVRMLDPSTGGRALDVCCGTGDLAFLLARRVGPTGTVLGLDVSEGMLSVARRRAGALRGAGGCCFVQGDAEALPFPDASFDAATIGFGIRNVGHVEIALREIQRVLRPGGRLAILEFSRPTNGILRGLYDWYSFAVVPRLGGLVAGHRDAYLYLPTSIRRWPDQPRFAEILAAGGFAGVRYHNLLAGIATIHTAARPSA, encoded by the coding sequence GTGTCCACGGAACAGTACGGCGTGGCCGCCAAACATGCGCAGGATCCCGCCGGGGAACTCGTCGGATCCGGTTTGATCCCTGAGGACGAGAGGGCGCGGTATGTCCGCGGGATGTTCGATGCCATCGCACAGCGCTACGATCTGGTCAACACGCTGCTGTCCGGGGGCCTGCACCGGAGATGGAAGAGGGCGACCGTGAGAATGCTCGACCCGTCGACCGGTGGACGCGCACTCGACGTGTGTTGTGGGACAGGCGATCTCGCTTTTCTGCTGGCGAGACGGGTGGGACCGACCGGGACGGTGTTGGGGCTGGATGTCAGCGAGGGGATGCTCAGCGTCGCCCGCCGACGCGCCGGCGCGCTCCGAGGGGCTGGTGGCTGTTGCTTCGTGCAAGGTGACGCCGAGGCCCTGCCGTTTCCGGACGCATCCTTCGACGCGGCCACGATTGGGTTCGGGATCCGAAACGTCGGGCACGTCGAGATCGCTCTCCGGGAGATTCAGCGCGTGTTGCGGCCCGGCGGGCGTCTTGCGATTCTCGAGTTCAGCCGGCCGACCAACGGCATACTCCGAGGGCTGTACGACTGGTATTCTTTTGCGGTCGTGCCGCGATTGGGAGGTTTGGTCGCCGGTCATCGGGATGCCTACTTGTATCTGCCGACGTCCATCCGGCGCTGGCCGGACCAACCCCGATTTGCCGAGATCCTCGCTGCCGGTGGGTTCGCTGGGGTGAGATATCACAACCTACTCGCGGGCATTGCTACGATTCACACTGCTGCGCGTCCCTCCGCTTGA
- a CDS encoding MFS transporter codes for MLALRSGYILHWFGPRTVGAIAIGSVAVGGVVGALAGSFGVVLLGRAIEGLGLGLVSVVAPTVIALWFPPESRGIPMGIWATSVPLGAAVMFNVAPALAGWGRWRAVWWFGVVICLVALALYRLFARVPASAAAFSDTIYAAHGLVWSSPLYNGTISGAFKNALDWLHVLGDLTPPYLIDKIVGLVSTAGGVHRLQAVNTMDFVVRALRGWAVPLVVPIPRAPHAFDDAGRPRDAQLEAQLRQLDHEVARAARQMATHGVCDYSDPLATVNG; via the coding sequence GTGCTGGCGTTGCGCTCGGGCTATATCCTGCATTGGTTCGGCCCGCGGACGGTGGGGGCCATCGCGATCGGTAGTGTGGCCGTGGGGGGCGTCGTTGGGGCGCTGGCGGGAAGCTTCGGAGTGGTGCTCCTAGGCCGGGCGATCGAAGGGCTCGGTCTCGGGTTGGTCTCCGTGGTCGCGCCGACCGTGATCGCCCTGTGGTTTCCCCCCGAGTCGCGAGGCATCCCCATGGGCATTTGGGCCACGTCGGTGCCCCTCGGCGCCGCCGTGATGTTCAACGTGGCGCCGGCGCTCGCCGGTTGGGGTCGATGGCGCGCCGTCTGGTGGTTCGGTGTCGTGATCTGCCTCGTCGCGCTGGCGCTCTACCGGCTGTTTGCGCGCGTGCCGGCGTCGGCCGCCGCGTTCTCTGACACGATCTACGCGGCGCACGGGCTCGTCTGGAGCAGCCCCCTCTACAACGGGACGATCAGCGGGGCGTTCAAGAACGCGCTCGATTGGCTGCACGTGCTGGGAGACCTCACCCCGCCCTACCTCATCGACAAAATCGTCGGCTTGGTCAGCACGGCCGGTGGCGTACACCGGCTGCAGGCGGTCAACACCATGGACTTCGTCGTCCGGGCACTGCGCGGCTGGGCCGTTCCGCTCGTCGTGCCCATTCCGCGGGCGCCCCATGCGTTCGACGATGCGGGCCGGCCTCGCGATGCCCAGCTCGAGGCGCAACTGCGACAGCTCGATCACGAGGTCGCGCGCGCCGCGCGGCAGATGGCGACGCACGGCGTCTGTGATTACTCCGACCCGCTGGCCACCGTGAACGGCTGA